The DNA region TCGAGATGATGCTGGCAGGCCGTTTTGTGCTGGGACTGGGCGCTGAACCCATGATCGTGGCGGCCATTACCGCACTGGCCAAATGGTTCAAGGGCAAGGAACTGAGCCTTGCCTTCGGCCTCAACCTGTCGATTTCACGCCTGGGCTCGGCCTCGGCCGACTGGTCGACCTCGTTTGCCGCTCCCCTTTACGTGAACTGGCAGGACCCGCTGTGGCTGGCCACGGCCATCGGCGGGCTGGCCGTCACCGCGGCCGTCCTATACTGGATCATGGAGCAACGCGCCGAGAACCGGTACACGCTGGGCCCGGCCGAGGAAACCGAAAAGCTCAGTATCAAGGAGCTCTATACATTCGGCCGCTCCTACTGGTACGTGGTCGCCCTGTGTGTGGTTTTCTACTCGACCATTTTCCCGTTTCGCACCTTTGCCATCGACTACTTCCAGCAGGCCCACGGCATGACCCGCAACGCTGCCGGGCTTCTCTCCAGTCTACTACCCATGGCCGCCATCATCGCCACGCCAATCTTCGGGCTGATGGTCGACAAGGTGGGCAAACGCTCGATGTTCATGGTGGTGGGTTCGCTGGCCATGCTGCCGCTGTTTCTGGCCGTGACCTACCTGCCGCCCGGACCGGAGGTGCGACTGGTCATTCCGTTCATCGGATCGGGCCAGGTACCGCTGACACTGCTCATCGTGATGACCCTGCTGGGTGGCGTGTTTTCGCTGATTCCGGCGGTCATGTGGCCCTCGGTCGCCTACATCGTCGACGAACGCCGGCTGGGTTCGGCCTATGCGATGATGACTTTGTGCCAGCAACTGGGCTGGGCGGTGGTGCCTGTCGTCATCGGCTGGCTTAACGACTGGTTTGAAGCCTCGCCGGACAACCCCGAGGGGTACGGAGCGGGCATGTGGTTCTACACCGGGCTGGTCGCCATTGGCCTGTTTTTCTCCTGGCTGCTGTTCCGTGTTGAACGCGGACCGGATGCCCATGGTCTCGAAACCATCACCGCACACTCCGACAGCGCCCGCGGCGACCCCGAGCAGGAAGATCACGCGCAGAGCCGAATCTGAGCCCCACCCATTTGCATCGACCGGCGCCTCCACCAGAGGCGCCGAATCCGTTTACAGACCTACATGTTTCGTCGGTACTCGCCGCCAACCTCGTAGAGCGAATGACTGATCTGCCCCAGCGAGCATCTCTTGACCGCTTCCATCAGCGCCTCAAAGGTATTGCCGCGCTGCCGGGCTACGTCCTGGAGTTGTTTGAGTACCGGCGTTGACTGCTCGGCATTGTGCTGCTGGAAAGCTCGCACGTTGCTGACCTGCTGCTGCTTTTCCTCTTCGGTAGAGCGAGCCAGCTCGACCTCGCCGCCCTCCTGGGCCTCACCCTGGGGCGGCCGGAAGGTGTTGACGCCGATCAGCGGCAGCGAACCATCGTGCTTCTTGTGCTCGTAGTAAAGCGACTCTTCCTGGATCTTGCCGCGCTGGTACATGGTATCCATGGCACCCAGTACGCCGCCACGCTCTGAGATGCGCTCGAACTCGGCATACACGGCTTCTTCGACCATGTCGGTGAGCCGATCGACGATATGGCTGCCCTGCCACGGATTCTCGTTGTAGTTGAGCCCCAGCTCCTTGTTGATGATCATCTGAATGGCCACGGCGCGACGCACCGACTCCTCGGTCGGCGTGGTGATGGCCTCGTCGTAGGCGTTTGTGTGCAGGCTGTTGCAGTTATCGAAGATGGCGTAGAGCGCCTGCAATGTGGTGCGGATGTCATTGAACTGGATTTCCTGGGCGTGCAGCGAACGACCCGAGGTCTGGATGTGGTACTTGAGCATCTGCGAGCGCTTGTTCGCACCGTAGCGTTCGCGCATAGCACGCGCCCAGATGCGCCGCGCCACCCGGCCGATCACCGAGTATTCCGGGTCCATGCCGTTGGAGAAGAAAAACGACAGGTTGGGCGCGAAGTCGTTGATATCCATGCCACGCGCCAGGTAGTACTCGACAATCGTGAAACCATTTGACAGCGTGAAGGCCAACTGGCTGATCGGGTTGGCGCCGGCCTCGGCAATGTGATAACCCGAAATCGAGACCGAATAGAAGTTTCTGACTCCGTTGTCGATGAAGTATTGCTGGATATCGCCCATCATGTGCAGGGCGAACTCCGTCGAGAAGATACAGGTATTCTGGGCCTGGTCTTCCTTCAGAATATCGGCCTGTACCGTGCCGCGGACCACCTTGAGCGTGTCCGCCTTGATGTTTTCATAGGTCTCGCGATCAAGCAGTTGATCGCCGGTGACGCCCAGCATCCCCAGTCCGAGACCATCGTTGGTCTTCGGTAGATCGCCGGAGTAGGCCGGCAGGTCATCGCCGAGCAGTTCCGCTTTCTTTTTCTCGGCCGCTTCCCACTTGCCGGTTTCCTTCAGGTGCTTCTCGACCTGCTGGTCCACGGCGGTATTCATGAACATGGCCATGAGCATCGGTGCCGGGCCATTGATGGTCATCGACACCGAGGTGGTCGGATCGGCCAGGTCGAAGCCCGAGTACAGCTTCTTCATGTCATCGAGCGTGGCGATGGAAACACCGGAATTGCCGACCTTGCCGTAGATATCGGGGCGCTCTGCCGGATCCTCGCCGTAAAGCGTGACCGAGTCGAAAGCCGTGGACAGGCGCTTGGCCGGCTGACCTTCGGACACATAGTGAAAGCGCCGGTTGGTGCGCTCGGGCGTGCCTTCGCCGGCGAACATGCGAATGGGGTCTTCGTTGGTCCGCCGGTAGGGATAGACCCCGCCGGTATACGGATAGTGACCAGGCAGATTCTCCTTCATCAGGAAAACCAGCTGATCACCCCAGTCAGCGGTCTGCGGCGCGGCAATCTTGGGAATCTGCAGGCGCGAAAGCGACTCACGATAGTTCGACCCCGAGATGGTCTTGCCGCGCACCTCGTAGCTGTATTCTTCGGCTTCGACCGAGGCCTTGAGCTCAGGCCAGCTCTGGAGCAGGTCGCGAACCTGTTCGGGAATCGACTTCAGGGCTTCGTTGTAGCGCTCCGTCAGATGGGGCGTTAGGCGTGAGGTGTCAGGCGAGTCGTTGTTTTCCGTCTTCCGTCTTCCGTCTTCCGTCTTCCCAATCGCCTCAGGCGACAGGAACTCCAGCGGCTCCGCATCGAGACCGGGCACCAACTCTCGCAACACCTCCCAATAGTGTTGGGCTCGTCGGGCTTCCTCGGCCCACTTCAGAGTATCTTCATTGATGCCGCGGCCCTGCTCGGCAATCTCGGCCAGATAACGCACGCGATTGCCCGGAATCAGCACCGAAGGCTTAGGCTCCCTGTCCGCCAACTCCACCTCCGGCGCAAAATCACACCGCTCCGTCCCGAATTCCGTCTTCCGTCTTCCGTCTTCCGTCTCCCCTTCTCCCCTTTCACCTTTCACCTTTTCCCTTTCACCGCTCTGCCGCAACAAGCGGCAGAGATTCGCAAACATCCACGTCACCCCCGGATCATTGAACTGCGAGGCAATCGTCGGGTACACCGGCACGTCCTCGTCGGCCAGATCGAAGGCCAGGCGGTTGCGCTTCCACTGCTTGCGCACGTCACGCAGCGCATCCTTTGATCCCTGACGATCGAACTTGTTGAGGATGACCAGATCGGCAAAATCGAGCATGTCGATCTTCTCGAGCTGACTGGCCGCACCGTAATCGGAGGTCATGACATACACCGGGAAATCGACCAGATCGACCACCTCGGAATCGGACTGGCCGATACCGGCCGTTTCCAGCACCACCAGGTCGAAACCGGACGAACGCAGCAGGGCCAGCGAATCGGCCACCACTTCGGAGGTCGCCAGGTGCTGGCGCCGGGTCGCCATGGAACGCATGAACACCCGCTCGGACCGCAGCGTATTCATGCGGATACGGTCACCAAGCAGCGCGCCGCCGGTACGCCGCCGTGTCGGGTCCACGGCAAGCACGGCAATGCGCATTTCGGGGAAAAACTGCAGAAAGCGATTGACCATCTCGTCGGTCACCGATGACTTGCCGGCACCGCCGGTGCCGGTCAGCCCGATCACGGGTACCCGCCGCTCTTCCTGTGCCAACTTGCGAATCTGCGCCAGCTCGTGCTCTGAAATCGTTCCGCTTTCGATGGCCGACAGCGTGGCGGCAACTGCGGCATCCCGATCTTCCGTCTCCCGTCTCCCGTCTCCCGTCTCCCGATCAGAGCGCGCCTCGCGCGTTCTGGCCACCAGATCCTCGATCATCTCCTTCAGCCCCATCTTCATCCCATCGGCGGGGTGGTAGATGCGGTTGACGCCCTGGGCTTCGAGCTCGCGGATCTCTTCGGGGGTAATCGTGCCGCCACCGCCGCCGAACACCTGGATATGCGAAGCCCCTTTCTCGGCCAGCATGTCGACCATGTACTTGAAGTACTCGTTGTGGCCGCCCTGGTAGGAACTCACGGCAATGCCGTCGGCATCCTCGCAAATGGCCGCGCGCACGATATCGGCCACCGAGCGGTTGTGGCCGAGATGAATCACCTCGCAGCCTTCGGCCTGAATCAGGCGCCGCATCAGATTGATGGCAGCATCGTGCCCATCGAACAGGCTGGCGGCCGTTACGAAGCGGAGTGGCGTGGTATCGGCCTGACCTGCGGCCTGGGTAACGTTCCTGGCAATCGAGCTCATCTTGCGATCCGTGCGATTGGGAAAGACTGCCCATTTTAGCGCCAGTCGCCGCCATGTCCCAAATCGATGGCGTATACCAATATGCCGACAAGATGAAATAATGGCCAAATTGCGCGATAATGGCAGTGCTATGAGTGATACTGCCCGCCAAACTGAGCCTCTGCCCCACCTGAGCCCCCGGGAAATGGCCCGTCAGGCTGAAACGGCGGCGCGTTTCCTGAAACTGATGGCCAACCCGAACCGGCTAATCATCCTGTGTCACCTGGTGGACGCGGAAATGTCAGTCAGTGAGCTCAACTCGCACCTGCCACTGAGCCAGTCGGCACTGTCTCAGCATCTGGCACTACTGAGAAACAGTGGCCTGGTCCGCACCCGGCGGGATCAGCAAACCATCTACTATTCCCTGGCCAGCGAGGAAGTGCATGCGGTCATGGCCGCACTCTACGAGCAATTCTGCAAGCCGCGCTGAACTCACTCACTGACCGCCGCTGCCCAGCCTCCCCCTGTACCAACCAAACCAGGCAAGACCCAGCCCCAGAACAAAGGGCACCAATCGCTCGATGGCATTGCCCGGCGCCTGGGGAAAGAAACTGATCACCACGGTCAACAGAAACCCTGTCGCCATGGTGGCCAGCCTGTAGGTCGCAGGGACCCGCCCCCAGAACAACATGACGATCAGCAGTGGCCCGAAGGCATTGCCCAACGCCTGCCAGGCAAACAGCACCCGATCGAAAATGGTGGCCGGAAAGAACAGGGCCAGCAGTACGGCGGCAATTCCCAGTACCACGATGACCAGACGGTCGACCGCCAGCGAGAGCCGACCTCGCCTGAGATCATGACTCACGGCCGATCCGGCCACCAGCAACTGGCTGTCGGAGGTGGACATGATGGCCGCAAGCACACCGCCGGTAATCAGACCACCCAGCACGGCTGGCAGCAGGTCCACCGCCAGTCGCAGCAAAACCGACTCGGCATCGGCCAGCTCGGGCATCAGAACCCGGCCCGACCAACCCAGGATCACCATACCGATATACATCAATACCGCCCAGGACAGGGCAACGTTGCGCGCAAACGGAATCTGATCGGCCGATTTCAGGGCCATGAAGCGATTGACCACGTGAGGTTGCCCGGGGTAGCCAAGTCCGATGCCAAACAGACCGGCCACGAACACCATGGCCAGCAAGAGACCAGGCTGATCCACCAGCCGAACCAGGGAAGGATCTCCCAGCGCCAGCATGCCTTCCCACAATGCCACGGGCCCACCCACGGCCAGCAGCGCCACGATCGGCAACACCAGGGCGACGACCAGCATCATCAGGCCCTGCAGGGCATCGGTGACACTGGCGGCCCAGAACCCGCCCAGAAAAACGTACACGATGACAATGGCTGCACCGACCACCATGGCCAGTGACGACGTCACCGGGAGCGCGGTGCTGATGGCCGATCCGGCCGCCTGGAACTGTGATGCCACATAAAAGGTGAAACAGAACAGGATGATCAGCGCCCCCAGCATGCGCAGGCGCCGCTCTGCGGGCTGCGGCGAATCGCTGGCCAGAAACTCGACCAGCGTCAGGGCCTGATTGGAGTGGCTGGCCGGCTGCAAACGGGGCGCAATCAACACCCAGTTGATGAAAAACCCGGACACCACCGCCGGAATCAGCCATACCGCCTGCAATCCCCAAGCGTACGCCGCTCCGGACATGCCCAGCAGGGTCCATGCAGAAGAGGAGCTGGCCGAAGCGCTCAACGCCGCCACGATCGGCCCCATGCGCCGGCCGGCCAGGTGAAAGTCCTCGGTATTGCCAATACGCCGCTGAGCCCAGATACCGATGCCCAGCAACACCACGAGGTAAATGACCAGTGTTGTCGCAACCATGGCGCCCGAGTTTACCTGAAGCCCGGCAAGCGTTTCACTCAGCGCATGCGCCAGGTCACACGGGCATAGACATCCTCGTCGACCTGCAGGCCGTCAGCACCCAATCTTCTCTCCAGCTCGCGGCGCCAGCGATAACGGACCTCAACGGACAGAGCGGGCGTGAAACGGCGCTGATAACGAATCTCGAGCAGCTCGTCGTTGTTGCGGTAGTCGTTGGATGTCAGCCAGCCACCGC from Wenzhouxiangella sp. AB-CW3 includes:
- a CDS encoding MFS transporter, producing MTQNTKRLEPLPPPPPLYRWAVLVLISLAMFGNYYVYDSLGPVIDLMREQLEFSYSQVGQLVSIYNIAALIVLLAGGYVIDRFGSKIAITVFGLVCVLGAAMIAATPHFEMMLAGRFVLGLGAEPMIVAAITALAKWFKGKELSLAFGLNLSISRLGSASADWSTSFAAPLYVNWQDPLWLATAIGGLAVTAAVLYWIMEQRAENRYTLGPAEETEKLSIKELYTFGRSYWYVVALCVVFYSTIFPFRTFAIDYFQQAHGMTRNAAGLLSSLLPMAAIIATPIFGLMVDKVGKRSMFMVVGSLAMLPLFLAVTYLPPGPEVRLVIPFIGSGQVPLTLLIVMTLLGGVFSLIPAVMWPSVAYIVDERRLGSAYAMMTLCQQLGWAVVPVVIGWLNDWFEASPDNPEGYGAGMWFYTGLVAIGLFFSWLLFRVERGPDAHGLETITAHSDSARGDPEQEDHAQSRI
- a CDS encoding methylmalonyl-CoA mutase family protein, producing the protein MSSIARNVTQAAGQADTTPLRFVTAASLFDGHDAAINLMRRLIQAEGCEVIHLGHNRSVADIVRAAICEDADGIAVSSYQGGHNEYFKYMVDMLAEKGASHIQVFGGGGGTITPEEIRELEAQGVNRIYHPADGMKMGLKEMIEDLVARTREARSDRETGDGRRETEDRDAAVAATLSAIESGTISEHELAQIRKLAQEERRVPVIGLTGTGGAGKSSVTDEMVNRFLQFFPEMRIAVLAVDPTRRRTGGALLGDRIRMNTLRSERVFMRSMATRRQHLATSEVVADSLALLRSSGFDLVVLETAGIGQSDSEVVDLVDFPVYVMTSDYGAASQLEKIDMLDFADLVILNKFDRQGSKDALRDVRKQWKRNRLAFDLADEDVPVYPTIASQFNDPGVTWMFANLCRLLRQSGEREKVKGERGEGETEDGRRKTEFGTERCDFAPEVELADREPKPSVLIPGNRVRYLAEIAEQGRGINEDTLKWAEEARRAQHYWEVLRELVPGLDAEPLEFLSPEAIGKTEDGRRKTENNDSPDTSRLTPHLTERYNEALKSIPEQVRDLLQSWPELKASVEAEEYSYEVRGKTISGSNYRESLSRLQIPKIAAPQTADWGDQLVFLMKENLPGHYPYTGGVYPYRRTNEDPIRMFAGEGTPERTNRRFHYVSEGQPAKRLSTAFDSVTLYGEDPAERPDIYGKVGNSGVSIATLDDMKKLYSGFDLADPTTSVSMTINGPAPMLMAMFMNTAVDQQVEKHLKETGKWEAAEKKKAELLGDDLPAYSGDLPKTNDGLGLGMLGVTGDQLLDRETYENIKADTLKVVRGTVQADILKEDQAQNTCIFSTEFALHMMGDIQQYFIDNGVRNFYSVSISGYHIAEAGANPISQLAFTLSNGFTIVEYYLARGMDINDFAPNLSFFFSNGMDPEYSVIGRVARRIWARAMRERYGANKRSQMLKYHIQTSGRSLHAQEIQFNDIRTTLQALYAIFDNCNSLHTNAYDEAITTPTEESVRRAVAIQMIINKELGLNYNENPWQGSHIVDRLTDMVEEAVYAEFERISERGGVLGAMDTMYQRGKIQEESLYYEHKKHDGSLPLIGVNTFRPPQGEAQEGGEVELARSTEEEKQQQVSNVRAFQQHNAEQSTPVLKQLQDVARQRGNTFEALMEAVKRCSLGQISHSLYEVGGEYRRNM
- a CDS encoding ArsR/SmtB family transcription factor, with product MARQAETAARFLKLMANPNRLIILCHLVDAEMSVSELNSHLPLSQSALSQHLALLRNSGLVRTRRDQQTIYYSLASEEVHAVMAALYEQFCKPR
- a CDS encoding sodium/proline symporter — translated: MVATTLVIYLVVLLGIGIWAQRRIGNTEDFHLAGRRMGPIVAALSASASSSSAWTLLGMSGAAYAWGLQAVWLIPAVVSGFFINWVLIAPRLQPASHSNQALTLVEFLASDSPQPAERRLRMLGALIILFCFTFYVASQFQAAGSAISTALPVTSSLAMVVGAAIVIVYVFLGGFWAASVTDALQGLMMLVVALVLPIVALLAVGGPVALWEGMLALGDPSLVRLVDQPGLLLAMVFVAGLFGIGLGYPGQPHVVNRFMALKSADQIPFARNVALSWAVLMYIGMVILGWSGRVLMPELADAESVLLRLAVDLLPAVLGGLITGGVLAAIMSTSDSQLLVAGSAVSHDLRRGRLSLAVDRLVIVVLGIAAVLLALFFPATIFDRVLFAWQALGNAFGPLLIVMLFWGRVPATYRLATMATGFLLTVVISFFPQAPGNAIERLVPFVLGLGLAWFGWYRGRLGSGGQ